The following coding sequences are from one Cervus canadensis isolate Bull #8, Minnesota chromosome 4, ASM1932006v1, whole genome shotgun sequence window:
- the LOC122439325 gene encoding 40S ribosomal protein S12-like encodes MAEDDIAAGGVMDVNTAQQELLKTALIHDGLARGIREAVKALDKCQAHLCVLASNCDEPMYVKLVEALCAEHQINLIKVDDNKKLGEWSGLYKIDREGKPHKVVGCSCVVVKEYGKESQAKDVIKEYFKCKK; translated from the coding sequence ATGGCCGAGGATGACATTGCTGCTGGAGGTGTAATGGACGTTAATACTGCTCAGCAAGAGCTGCTGAAGACCGCCCTCATCCACGATGGCTTAGCACGTGGAATTCGCGAAGCTGTGAAAGCTTTAGACAAGTGCCAAGCCCATCTGTGTGTGCTTGCATCCAACTGTGATGAGCCTATGTATGTCAAGTTGGTGGAGGCCCTTTGTGCTGAGCATCAAATCAACCTGATTAAGGTTGATGACAACAAGAAACTAGGGGAATGGTCAGGCCTCTATAAAATTGACAGAGAGGGAAAACCCCATAAAGTGGTTGgttgcagttgtgtggtagttaaGGAATATGGCAAAGAATCTCAGGCCAAGGATGTCATCAAGGAGTACTTCAAATGcaagaaatga